A region from the Paenibacillus humicola genome encodes:
- the pstA gene encoding phosphate ABC transporter permease PstA codes for MNAKLADRIATAVIYAISGLIVCVLLGLLGYIVIRGIGHISFHFLTAEPETIKAGGGIGPQLFNSVFLLFLTMVITIPIGLGAGIYMSEYAKPGRITDGIRLIVEVLSSFPSIVVGLFGLLVIVNVFGLGFSLLSGALALAVFNLPLMVRLTEQAVRGVPREQKEASLALGLSRWKTIVSVMLPIAMPNIVTGTILAAGRVFGEAAALLFTAGMSSPRLDFTDWNPLSPFSPLNPMRPAETLAVHIWKINSEGLAPDASQIAAGASAVLILMVLLFNLGARWIGRLLYRKFTATK; via the coding sequence ATGAACGCCAAACTCGCCGACCGCATCGCCACGGCCGTCATATACGCCATCTCCGGCCTGATCGTATGCGTGCTGCTCGGGCTGCTCGGGTATATCGTCATTCGCGGCATCGGCCATATCAGCTTTCATTTTCTGACGGCCGAACCGGAGACGATCAAAGCCGGAGGCGGCATCGGACCGCAGCTGTTCAACTCCGTCTTCCTATTGTTCCTTACGATGGTCATTACCATTCCGATCGGACTCGGCGCCGGCATCTATATGAGCGAATATGCGAAACCGGGCCGGATAACGGACGGCATCCGCCTCATTGTCGAGGTGCTGTCGTCTTTTCCGTCGATCGTCGTCGGCCTGTTCGGCCTTCTGGTCATCGTCAACGTGTTCGGGCTCGGCTTTTCGCTTCTGTCGGGCGCACTGGCGCTTGCGGTATTCAATCTGCCGCTGATGGTGCGGCTTACGGAGCAGGCGGTCCGCGGCGTGCCGCGCGAGCAGAAGGAAGCGAGCCTCGCGCTTGGACTCTCACGCTGGAAAACGATCGTATCGGTTATGCTGCCGATCGCCATGCCGAATATCGTCACCGGGACGATTCTGGCCGCCGGCCGCGTCTTCGGGGAAGCCGCCGCGCTGCTGTTTACGGCCGGGATGAGCTCGCCGCGGCTCGATTTTACCGATTGGAACCCGCTCAGCCCGTTTTCGCCGCTCAATCCGATGCGCCCCGCCGAGACGCTGGCCGTCCATATTTGGAAAATCAACAGCGAGGGGCTGGCCCCGGACGCCTCGCAAATCGCCGCGGGCGCGTCGGCGGTGCTCATTCTTATGGTGCTGCTGTTCAATCTCGGCGCACGCTGGATCGGCAGGCTGCTGTACCGCAAATTTACCGCTACGAAGTAG
- a CDS encoding alpha/beta-type small acid-soluble spore protein gives MSQNRSSNQLVVPQANAALDQMKYEVAQELGIAIPQDGYYGNMATRDAGSLGGYITRKLVQIAEQSLAGQFK, from the coding sequence ATGAGCCAAAACCGCAGCAGCAACCAACTGGTTGTACCGCAAGCCAACGCAGCTCTGGATCAAATGAAATATGAGGTCGCTCAAGAGCTTGGCATCGCTATCCCGCAGGACGGTTACTACGGTAACATGGCTACGCGTGATGCTGGTTCCCTCGGGGGTTACATCACTCGCAAGCTGGTCCAAATCGCTGAGCAATCCCTTGCAGGCCAGTTCAAATAA
- the ytaF gene encoding sporulation membrane protein YtaF: MLAHAASLLLLAFAVSLDGFGVGVTYGLRRIRIPVLSVIIIACCTGFVVWISMQIGTVLSGYMSPRVAKWIGAVILMGIGCGAIVQWWRRRSDRGEEDKETATADPMTVAAADRQSTAAKTLVVLEWKRLGLVIQILRKPQIADVDKSGIISASEAVLLGFALSIDSFGAGLGAAMLGFSPLLTAVVISTVSALFLLAGLRVGFRFAALEIMKALSVLPGILLIVMGMMRLL; this comes from the coding sequence TTGCTTGCACATGCCGCTTCACTGCTTCTGCTTGCGTTTGCCGTCAGTCTTGACGGCTTCGGCGTCGGGGTAACTTACGGGCTCCGCCGGATACGCATACCGGTTCTGTCCGTCATTATCATTGCCTGCTGCACCGGATTTGTTGTCTGGATCTCCATGCAGATCGGCACCGTGCTGAGCGGTTACATGTCGCCGCGCGTGGCGAAATGGATCGGCGCCGTCATCCTGATGGGGATCGGCTGCGGAGCGATCGTTCAATGGTGGCGCAGGCGCAGCGATCGCGGAGAGGAAGACAAGGAAACGGCGACGGCCGATCCCATGACGGTCGCTGCGGCCGACCGCCAATCGACGGCGGCCAAAACGCTCGTTGTCCTCGAATGGAAACGCCTGGGACTCGTCATTCAAATTTTGCGCAAGCCGCAAATCGCCGACGTCGACAAGTCCGGCATTATTTCGGCATCGGAGGCGGTGCTGCTCGGCTTCGCGCTGTCGATCGACAGCTTCGGCGCCGGACTGGGCGCCGCGATGCTCGGCTTCTCTCCGCTGCTGACGGCTGTCGTGATTTCCACGGTCAGCGCGCTTTTCCTGCTTGCGGGCTTGCGGGTCGGGTTCCGCTTCGCTGCGCTGGAAATCATGAAGGCCCTGTCCGTTTTGCCGGGAATTTTGCTGATCGTAATGGGTATGATGAGATTATTGTGA
- the pstB gene encoding phosphate ABC transporter ATP-binding protein PstB has product MRHGGLAVRKLGVYYGDKQAIKDVSLDFEPREVTALIGPSGCGKSTFLRSLNRMNDTIGGVRTTGEIWIDGDNILEPGVDVVLLRQKIGMVWQKPNPFHKSIYENIAFGPRYHGIRDRKRLNAIVEDCLRKAALWDETKDRLHQSALALSGGQQQRLCIARSIAVKPKIILMDEPASALDPVSTAKVEELIAELKREYCIVIVTHNMHQAARISDKTAFFYMGRVVEYDDTSKMFTNPSEKATDDYISGRFG; this is encoded by the coding sequence ATGAGACACGGCGGACTGGCCGTCCGAAAGCTTGGCGTCTATTACGGGGATAAACAGGCTATCAAGGACGTGTCGCTGGATTTCGAGCCGCGCGAGGTAACGGCGCTTATCGGCCCGTCCGGCTGCGGCAAATCGACGTTTCTGCGCAGCCTGAACCGGATGAACGACACGATCGGCGGCGTGAGGACGACGGGGGAAATCTGGATCGACGGGGACAACATTTTGGAGCCCGGCGTCGATGTCGTGCTGCTGCGGCAGAAGATCGGCATGGTCTGGCAGAAGCCGAACCCGTTCCATAAATCGATTTATGAAAATATCGCCTTCGGTCCCCGTTATCACGGCATCCGAGACAGGAAGCGGCTCAACGCGATCGTAGAGGACTGCCTGCGGAAGGCGGCGCTGTGGGACGAGACGAAGGACCGGCTGCACCAGTCGGCGCTCGCCTTGTCCGGCGGACAGCAGCAGCGGCTTTGCATTGCGCGCTCGATCGCGGTCAAGCCGAAAATCATCCTGATGGACGAACCCGCATCGGCGCTCGATCCGGTTTCGACGGCCAAGGTCGAAGAGCTGATCGCCGAGCTGAAGCGGGAATACTGCATCGTCATCGTCACGCACAACATGCACCAGGCGGCGCGCATATCCGACAAAACGGCGTTTTTTTACATGGGCCGCGTAGTGGAATACGACGATACGTCCAAAATGTTCACCAACCCGTCCGAGAAAGCGACCGACGACTATATTTCCGGCCGGTTCGGCTGA
- the coaE gene encoding dephospho-CoA kinase (Dephospho-CoA kinase (CoaE) performs the final step in coenzyme A biosynthesis.): MKLGLTGGIACGKSTVSAMLVQRGAKLVDADQVAREVALPGEPALAEIASEFGQAVLNEDGTLNRGALGSVVFGDKERLGRLESILHPAIRRRMRETIERYAEEDPKGLIVADIPLLYETGQASVYDAVLVVYINREQQIERLMARSGVTREQAEQRVALQLDIEEKKRRADFVIDNSGSLEDTERQVERFWREQRLP, encoded by the coding sequence ATGAAACTCGGTTTAACGGGCGGCATCGCCTGCGGAAAAAGCACCGTTTCCGCCATGCTCGTCCAGCGCGGAGCGAAGCTCGTCGATGCCGATCAGGTGGCCCGGGAAGTCGCTCTTCCCGGCGAGCCTGCGCTGGCCGAAATCGCGTCCGAGTTCGGACAAGCCGTGCTGAACGAAGACGGCACGCTGAACCGCGGCGCGCTCGGATCGGTGGTATTCGGCGACAAGGAACGGCTCGGCAGGCTGGAATCGATCCTTCATCCTGCGATTCGCAGGCGAATGCGGGAGACGATCGAGCGATATGCGGAAGAGGATCCGAAAGGGCTGATCGTAGCGGATATCCCGCTTTTATACGAAACGGGACAAGCCTCCGTGTACGACGCCGTACTGGTGGTCTATATTAATCGAGAGCAGCAAATCGAGCGGCTGATGGCGCGCAGTGGAGTAACCCGAGAGCAGGCGGAACAACGGGTCGCGCTGCAGCTGGATATCGAGGAGAAAAAACGGCGGGCCGATTTTGTCATCGATAACAGCGGCAGCCTGGAAGATACGGAACGTCAGGTCGAGCGGTTTTGGCGGGAACAAAGGCTGCCATGA
- a CDS encoding lytic transglycosylase domain-containing protein, whose product MKQGKPVRKRVFLLLVLTLLALMFWRSDWLGKWMYPIHYRDDIRISSENYGLEPHLVAAIIRVETNYNTGLQSKKGALGIMQMMPDTAEWIVQQGKFSNITPSMLSERADISIEIGAWYLHSLHQQFGGNMIAAIAAYNAGPGAVNRWISDGTWDGRIETVDRLPYGETRHYIQRVVYYYNKYKKLYPEF is encoded by the coding sequence ATGAAACAAGGAAAGCCGGTGCGAAAGCGCGTGTTTCTGCTCCTCGTGCTTACGCTGCTGGCTCTGATGTTTTGGCGTTCGGATTGGCTCGGCAAATGGATGTATCCCATTCATTACCGCGACGATATTCGGATCAGCTCGGAAAATTACGGCCTCGAGCCGCACTTGGTCGCCGCGATTATCCGGGTCGAAACGAATTACAATACCGGTTTGCAGTCGAAAAAAGGGGCCCTCGGCATTATGCAGATGATGCCCGATACGGCGGAATGGATCGTGCAGCAGGGCAAATTTTCAAATATCACCCCTTCGATGCTGTCGGAGCGGGCGGATATCAGCATCGAGATCGGGGCATGGTATTTACATTCGCTTCATCAGCAGTTTGGCGGCAATATGATTGCGGCGATTGCCGCTTACAATGCCGGACCCGGGGCGGTGAACCGCTGGATTTCCGACGGCACGTGGGACGGGCGGATCGAAACCGTCGACCGGCTTCCGTACGGGGAGACGCGGCACTATATACAGCGTGTCGTTTATTATTATAATAAATATAAGAAGCTATACCCTGAATTTTAA
- the nrdR gene encoding transcriptional regulator NrdR, which yields MKCPYCDYAGTKVLDSRPANENKSIRRRRECEKCTRRFTTFEMVEETPLIVIKKDGSREEFSREKVLRGLIRACEKRPVPVEVLEVIVSEVEKELRTTAQAEIESREIGELVMEQLYPVDEVAYVRFASVYRQFKDIDMFMKELNHLLTRHPISGGKKD from the coding sequence ATGAAATGTCCGTACTGCGACTACGCGGGAACGAAAGTGCTCGACTCCAGACCCGCGAACGAAAATAAATCGATTCGCCGCCGCCGCGAGTGCGAGAAATGCACGCGGCGCTTCACCACCTTCGAAATGGTGGAAGAAACGCCGCTCATCGTCATTAAAAAGGACGGCAGCCGGGAGGAGTTCAGCCGCGAGAAGGTGCTGCGCGGCTTGATCCGAGCCTGCGAGAAACGCCCCGTACCGGTCGAGGTGCTGGAGGTCATCGTCTCCGAAGTCGAGAAAGAGCTGCGCACGACGGCCCAGGCCGAAATCGAAAGCCGCGAAATCGGCGAGCTCGTCATGGAGCAGCTGTATCCCGTAGACGAAGTGGCTTACGTCCGGTTCGCTTCCGTTTATCGGCAATTCAAGGACATCGATATGTTTATGAAGGAACTGAACCACCTGCTCACCAGACATCCGATCAGCGGCGGCAAAAAAGATTGA
- the mutM gene encoding DNA-formamidopyrimidine glycosylase, with protein MPELPEVETVRRTLNQLVAGKRIERVTVSLPRILQRPAEPEQFAAALAGRTIETVERRGKFLRLMLDGLVLVSHLRMEGRYGVYAKDEPVEPHTHVIFHFDDGTELRYKDVRQFGTMHLFAPGEDLQQKPLNKLGIEPLEDGFTLQTLKRALARRTTKIKPLLLNQAYIVGLGNIYVDEALFTAGIHPERTADTLKPAEWARLYDAIRSTLARAVDAGGSSIKSYVNGQGEMGMFQHELLVYGRGGEPCRRCGAAIEKLVVGGRGTHICVKCQRPSRRR; from the coding sequence ATGCCGGAATTGCCCGAGGTTGAAACCGTCCGCAGGACGCTGAACCAGCTTGTGGCCGGAAAACGGATCGAGCGGGTGACCGTTTCGCTTCCGCGGATCCTTCAGCGTCCGGCCGAGCCGGAGCAGTTCGCCGCCGCCCTGGCCGGACGGACGATCGAAACGGTGGAGCGGCGCGGCAAGTTTCTCCGCCTGATGCTGGACGGGCTCGTGCTCGTCTCCCATCTCCGCATGGAAGGCCGGTACGGCGTCTACGCCAAGGACGAGCCGGTCGAACCGCATACGCACGTTATTTTTCATTTCGACGACGGCACCGAGCTCAGGTACAAGGATGTCCGCCAGTTCGGCACGATGCATCTGTTCGCGCCCGGAGAAGATTTGCAGCAGAAGCCGCTGAACAAGCTCGGCATCGAGCCGCTGGAGGACGGATTTACGCTGCAGACGCTTAAGCGGGCGCTTGCCCGCCGGACCACGAAAATAAAGCCGCTGCTGTTAAACCAGGCATATATCGTCGGACTTGGCAATATTTATGTCGATGAAGCGTTGTTTACGGCCGGTATCCACCCCGAGCGGACGGCCGATACGCTGAAGCCCGCCGAATGGGCGCGGCTGTACGACGCGATCCGGTCGACGCTCGCGCGCGCCGTCGATGCGGGCGGGTCTTCGATTAAGTCTTATGTCAACGGTCAAGGCGAAATGGGCATGTTCCAGCACGAGCTGCTCGTTTACGGGCGCGGCGGCGAGCCCTGCAGGCGATGCGGCGCGGCGATCGAGAAGCTCGTCGTCGGAGGACGCGGCACTCATATCTGCGTTAAATGCCAGCGTCCTTCCCGCAGGCGGTAA
- a CDS encoding phosphate ABC transporter substrate-binding protein PstS family protein gives MKKTLLLIAAIVLAVGLAACGSKTNNSGTTGGSTSTNTQNGGGDSTAGGGSAADSGTKLSGSILAAGSTALQPLAEQVSKEFMAEPDYSGITVQVQGGGSGTGLTQVAGGQVQIGNSDIFAEEKFKDADADQAKALVDHTVAVVAMATVVNKDVTVDNLTKQQLVDIFTGKVTNWKDVGGPDEKITLVNRPSSSGTRATYEKFALGTKSEDIPGSIQEDASGTVKKLVSETKGAIGYLALSYLDDSVKTVKYEGVDPTEDNVITGKYPVWAYEHMYTKGEPAPEVKAFLDYMMSDKIQNGDVVQLGYIPVTKMQVKRDAAGSVSK, from the coding sequence ATGAAGAAGACGTTGTTACTCATTGCAGCCATCGTGCTGGCGGTCGGGCTTGCGGCATGCGGCTCGAAAACGAACAACAGCGGAACTACAGGCGGGTCTACGTCGACGAATACACAAAACGGAGGCGGCGACAGCACAGCCGGCGGCGGAAGCGCGGCGGACTCCGGCACGAAGCTTTCCGGCTCGATTCTGGCGGCGGGTTCGACGGCGCTGCAGCCGCTCGCCGAGCAGGTGTCGAAGGAATTTATGGCCGAACCGGACTACAGCGGCATTACGGTTCAGGTTCAAGGCGGCGGCAGCGGTACCGGCCTTACGCAGGTGGCCGGCGGACAAGTGCAGATCGGCAACTCCGACATTTTCGCCGAAGAGAAATTCAAGGATGCCGACGCCGATCAAGCGAAGGCGCTGGTCGACCACACGGTTGCGGTCGTGGCGATGGCGACGGTTGTGAACAAGGATGTCACGGTCGATAACCTGACGAAGCAGCAGCTGGTCGATATTTTTACCGGCAAAGTGACCAACTGGAAAGACGTCGGCGGTCCGGATGAGAAAATTACGCTCGTTAACCGCCCTTCCAGCTCCGGTACGCGCGCCACGTACGAAAAATTCGCGCTCGGCACGAAATCCGAAGACATCCCCGGTTCGATTCAAGAGGATGCGTCCGGTACGGTCAAGAAACTCGTTTCCGAGACGAAAGGCGCGATCGGCTATTTGGCCTTGTCGTATTTGGACGATTCGGTCAAAACGGTGAAATACGAAGGCGTCGATCCGACGGAAGACAATGTTATCACGGGGAAATATCCGGTATGGGCTTACGAGCACATGTACACGAAAGGCGAGCCTGCGCCGGAAGTGAAAGCATTCCTCGATTATATGATGTCCGATAAGATTCAAAACGGCGATGTCGTGCAGCTGGGCTACATCCCGGTCACGAAAATGCAGGTTAAACGCGACGCGGCGGGCAGCGTATCGAAATAA
- the polA gene encoding DNA polymerase I, with translation MDKWILIDGNSIANRAFYAMPPLTNSAGLHTNAAYGFTTMLLKLLEEEKPTHMLVAFDAGKVTFRHEGYGDYKGGRAKTPPELSEQFPVIKELLNAFGIAQFELPGYEADDIIGTLTRLADERKVETLVVTGDKDMLQLASEQVTIALTRKGVSEVERYGPAEIGEKYGLTPLQIIDLKGLMGDQSDNIPGIPGVGEKTALKLLADYGTVEDVLANSGSLKGKMKEKVEAHKEDALMSKKLATIYREVPLEGKSEELAYGGYDRTALAEAFRRLEFKSLTERLELPEAGADAAAGDASAAAQYEVVPASSLSAGELRETLAQAESVYIEAAGENPHHAQLLGLAVAAGDRVVTLTGGELLAAAGEPVRKWLADAGAPKIGYDLHKSELALGWLGIELQGMSFDVLLAAYLLDPTESNQTIASLTQRYHLPAVPSDEAVYGKGAKFQVPDADKLAAHLAAKADAVRRLAALQQGDLASGAMDKLYYELEQPLSAVLAGMEKQGIRVDASALEELGKELERNIAQYMSDIYTHAGMEFNINSTKQLGEVLFEKLGLPALKKTKTGYSTDADVLEKLEPYHEIVKLILHYRQLSKLQSTYIEGLLKEIRKETGKVHTYYRQTIAATGRLSSQFPNLQNIPIRLEEGRRIRKAFVPSEPGWYILAADYSQIELRVLAHISGDERLKEAFLQDMDIHTKTASDVFGVPPESVDANMRRQAKAVNFGIVYGISDFGLSNNLGITRKDAAKFIEQYFEAFKGVRAYMDNIVMQARRDGYVTTLLERRRYLPEIKASNYNLRSFAERTAMNTPIQGTAADIIKLAMVRMDETLSERGLRSRMLLQVHDELVFEVPEDELDTMKTLVPEVMERALKLDVPLKADVHYGVNWYEAK, from the coding sequence ATGGATAAATGGATCCTGATCGACGGGAACAGTATTGCCAACCGGGCGTTCTACGCCATGCCGCCGCTGACGAACTCGGCCGGCCTGCATACGAACGCGGCGTACGGCTTTACGACGATGCTGCTCAAGCTGCTGGAGGAAGAGAAGCCGACGCACATGCTCGTCGCGTTCGATGCGGGCAAAGTGACGTTCCGGCATGAGGGCTACGGGGACTACAAGGGCGGGCGCGCCAAGACGCCGCCGGAGCTGTCCGAGCAGTTCCCGGTCATCAAGGAGCTGCTGAACGCGTTCGGCATCGCGCAGTTCGAGCTGCCGGGCTACGAGGCGGACGACATTATCGGCACGCTGACGCGGCTTGCCGACGAACGGAAAGTGGAGACGCTCGTCGTGACCGGCGACAAGGACATGCTGCAGCTCGCCTCCGAACAGGTGACGATCGCCCTGACGCGTAAGGGCGTCAGCGAAGTGGAGCGGTACGGCCCGGCCGAAATCGGGGAGAAATACGGCTTGACACCGCTGCAGATCATCGATCTGAAAGGGCTGATGGGCGACCAGTCCGACAACATTCCCGGCATACCGGGCGTCGGCGAGAAGACGGCGCTGAAGCTGCTGGCCGATTACGGCACGGTGGAGGACGTGCTCGCGAACAGCGGCAGCCTGAAGGGTAAAATGAAAGAGAAGGTCGAAGCCCACAAAGAAGACGCATTGATGAGCAAGAAGCTGGCGACGATTTACCGCGAGGTGCCCCTCGAAGGCAAAAGCGAGGAGCTGGCCTACGGCGGCTATGATCGAACGGCGCTGGCCGAAGCGTTCCGCAGGCTGGAGTTCAAATCGCTGACGGAACGGCTGGAGCTGCCGGAGGCGGGCGCCGATGCCGCTGCCGGGGACGCTTCCGCCGCGGCGCAATACGAGGTCGTGCCGGCGTCTTCGCTGTCGGCCGGGGAGCTGCGGGAAACGCTCGCGCAGGCGGAGAGCGTCTACATCGAGGCGGCGGGCGAGAACCCGCACCACGCGCAGCTGCTCGGGCTTGCCGTCGCAGCCGGGGACCGCGTCGTGACGCTGACCGGCGGCGAGCTGCTCGCTGCCGCCGGAGAGCCGGTGAGGAAGTGGCTGGCGGATGCCGGCGCCCCGAAAATCGGCTACGATCTGCACAAGTCGGAGCTGGCGCTCGGATGGCTCGGCATCGAACTGCAGGGGATGTCGTTCGACGTGCTGCTTGCCGCCTATTTGCTCGATCCGACCGAATCGAACCAGACGATCGCGTCGCTGACGCAGCGTTATCATCTGCCTGCCGTGCCTTCCGACGAGGCGGTATACGGCAAAGGAGCGAAGTTCCAAGTGCCGGATGCGGACAAGCTGGCCGCTCACCTTGCCGCCAAAGCGGATGCGGTCCGGCGGCTGGCCGCGCTGCAGCAGGGCGATCTGGCGAGCGGAGCGATGGACAAGCTGTATTATGAGCTGGAGCAGCCGCTTTCCGCCGTTTTGGCCGGGATGGAGAAGCAGGGCATCCGGGTGGACGCCTCCGCCCTGGAGGAGCTCGGCAAAGAGCTCGAACGAAACATCGCGCAGTACATGAGCGACATCTACACCCATGCCGGCATGGAATTCAATATCAATTCGACGAAGCAGCTCGGCGAGGTGCTGTTCGAGAAGCTCGGCCTGCCGGCGCTGAAAAAGACGAAAACCGGCTATTCCACCGATGCCGATGTTCTGGAAAAGCTGGAGCCTTACCACGAGATCGTGAAGCTCATCCTGCACTACCGCCAGCTGTCGAAGCTGCAGTCGACCTATATTGAAGGGCTGCTGAAGGAAATCCGCAAGGAGACGGGCAAGGTGCACACCTATTACCGGCAGACGATCGCGGCGACCGGCCGGCTGTCCAGCCAGTTTCCGAACCTGCAGAACATCCCGATCCGGCTCGAGGAAGGACGCCGCATTCGCAAAGCGTTCGTGCCGTCCGAGCCGGGCTGGTACATCCTGGCCGCGGACTATTCGCAGATCGAGCTGCGCGTGCTGGCGCACATTTCGGGCGACGAGCGGCTGAAGGAAGCTTTTCTGCAGGATATGGACATCCATACGAAAACCGCATCCGACGTATTCGGCGTGCCGCCCGAGTCGGTCGACGCCAACATGCGCCGCCAGGCGAAAGCGGTCAATTTCGGCATCGTTTACGGCATCAGCGATTTCGGCTTGTCCAACAACCTCGGCATCACCCGCAAGGACGCCGCCAAATTTATCGAGCAGTATTTTGAGGCGTTCAAGGGCGTCCGCGCTTACATGGACAACATCGTCATGCAGGCCCGGCGAGACGGCTATGTCACGACGCTGCTCGAGCGCAGAAGGTATTTACCGGAAATCAAAGCGTCCAATTACAATCTGCGCTCATTCGCGGAGCGGACCGCCATGAACACGCCGATTCAAGGCACGGCGGCTGATATCATCAAGCTGGCGATGGTTAGAATGGATGAAACGCTGAGCGAACGCGGGCTGCGGAGCCGCATGCTGCTGCAGGTGCACGACGAGCTTGTATTCGAGGTGCCGGAGGACGAGCTGGACACGATGAAGACGCTCGTGCCCGAGGTAATGGAGCGCGCGCTGAAGCTCGACGTGCCGCTGAAGGCGGACGTTCATTACGGCGTGAACTGGTACGAAGCAAAGTAG
- the pstC gene encoding phosphate ABC transporter permease subunit PstC: MEVSGRSSFKPHIVEEWVGKVYTILCVFVLVVTIAAMVYFVASRGLSTFITNGVSLAGLLSGLKWDPDGDPALFGALPFIFGSFATSLLAAAIAAPLGCCAAVFMTQILPGVGKKFMQPVIELLAGIPSVVFGFVGLSIVVPVLRAVFPGQGIGIAAGAIVLSIMILPTITTIAADALASLPFGLREGSFALGATRWQTIWRIVIPTALPSLLTGVVLGMSRAFGEALAVQMVIGNAPHIPRSLFESASTLTSVITLDMGNTIMGSAHNNALWSLALILLLMTFVFVFVVRMLERRSVR; the protein is encoded by the coding sequence ATGGAGGTGTCCGGCCGCAGCAGCTTTAAACCGCATATCGTCGAGGAATGGGTCGGCAAAGTGTATACGATCCTATGCGTTTTTGTCCTGGTCGTAACCATTGCCGCGATGGTCTATTTCGTCGCTTCGCGCGGATTAAGCACCTTTATCACGAACGGAGTCAGCCTAGCTGGACTGCTGTCGGGACTGAAATGGGATCCGGACGGCGATCCCGCGCTGTTCGGCGCGCTGCCGTTCATTTTCGGCTCCTTCGCCACTTCGCTTCTCGCGGCAGCCATCGCCGCGCCGCTCGGCTGCTGCGCCGCCGTATTCATGACGCAAATTTTGCCGGGAGTCGGCAAGAAGTTCATGCAGCCGGTGATCGAGCTGCTGGCCGGCATCCCTTCGGTCGTATTCGGCTTCGTCGGACTCAGTATCGTCGTTCCGGTTCTGCGCGCGGTATTTCCCGGCCAGGGGATCGGCATCGCCGCAGGCGCGATCGTGCTGTCCATCATGATCTTACCGACGATCACGACCATAGCCGCCGATGCGCTCGCCTCGCTCCCTTTCGGTCTTCGTGAAGGCTCCTTTGCGCTTGGCGCCACCCGATGGCAGACGATCTGGCGCATCGTCATTCCGACCGCGCTGCCGTCGCTCCTGACAGGCGTCGTGCTCGGGATGTCGCGGGCGTTCGGCGAGGCGCTTGCCGTCCAGATGGTGATCGGCAACGCCCCGCATATTCCGCGTTCGCTGTTCGAATCGGCCTCGACGCTGACCAGCGTCATCACGCTCGATATGGGCAATACGATCATGGGCTCCGCTCACAATAACGCGCTCTGGTCGCTTGCGCTCATCCTGCTGCTGATGACGTTCGTGTTCGTCTTTGTCGTGCGGATGCTCGAAAGGAGGAGCGTACGATGA